The segment CCCCGTTCGAGGGCCGACATCAGGTCACGGGGGCCGGGCACGGGCAGGCGCATGGCCCATTCCTACCAGTGGGGCCCGCGCGGCCTACCGGGCGGCGGCGACCGACTCGTCGGTCCCGGCGAGCTTCTGCGACAGCCAGATCGGGATGATCGACAGCACGATGAGCGCCGCCGCGACCACGTTGACGACCGGCGCCTGGTTGGGCCGGAACAGGTTCTGGTAGATCCAGATCGGCAGCGTCTGGATGCCCTGCCCAGCGGTGAAGGTCGTCACGATGATCTCGTCGAAGGACAGCGCGAAGGACAGCAGCGCACCCGCCAGCAGTGCCGAGCGCATCATCGGGAGCGTGATCGACCAGAAGGTCCTGAACGTCCCGGCGCCGAGGTCCATCGAGGCCTCCTCGAGGTTGCCGCCGAGCCGGCGGAGGCGGGCGATGGCGTTGTTGAAGACCGTGACGATGCAGAACGTCGCGTGGGAGACCACCAGGGTCAGCATGCCCAGCTCGATGCCGAACATCGTCAGGAACGCGTTGGCCAGTGCGATGCCCGTCACCACGCCGGGCAGGGCGATGGGCAGGATGATCAGCAGGGAGATGGTGTCGCGGCCGAAGAAGCGGAACCGCTGCAGCGCCAGCGCCGCCATCGTGCCCAGCACGAGCGCGATCGCGGTGGCCACGAGCGCCACCTCGACCGAGACCACGATGGCGTTCCGTGCGCCCTCGCTGTCCCAGGCCGCCGACCACCATTGCGTGGTGTAGCCCGGCGGCGGCCACTCGAAGGTCCTCGAGGTGTTGAACGAGTTCAGCACGACGAGCGCCAGCGGCACGTGGATGAAGAGCAGCACGAGGCCGGTCAACGCCAGCAGCACGCCCCGGGTCGCCCTGGAGAAGCTCATCGTCCACCTCGAGCGCTCATAGGGAGTCCAGCGCCCCTGTCCGGCGCACCGCTCCCAGGTAGACCAGCATCGTCACCACCGGGATGGTCGCGACGGCGGCCGCGAACGGCAGGTTGTTGCCGGTGAGGAACGAGTCGTACACGACGTTGCCGAGCATCTGGTTGGCCCCGCCGACGATCTCGACCGCGATGTAGTCGCCGAGGGTCAGCGAGAAGGTGAAGATCGAACCGGCGACCGCGGCCGGGAGGAGCACCGGCAGCACCACACGGCGCATGGTCGTGCGGGTGGTCGCGCCGAGGTCGGCTGAGGCCTCGATCAGCGAGTCCGGCAGCCGCTCGAGACCGGCGTACATCGGCAGGATCATGTAGGGCAGCCACAGGTAGGACAGGGTCACCACCGTGGCGGTCAGGCCGTAACCGGGCGAGAGCCCGAGGTCGTCGAGCGGCCCCCCGCTGGCGAACATGCCGCGCCAGGCGTACGCCTTGACGAGGTACGACGCCCACAGCGGGGTCAGCACGGCGATGACGAGCGCGCGCTGGAGACGGGGCGAGGCGACCTTGGCCATGTAGAGCGCGATGGGGAAGGCCAGCAGCGCGTCGATCACCGTCACCGTCACCGCGATCAGCAGCGTGCGGATGGTGATCGTGCGGTACACGTCGATGGTGAACAGGTCGCGGTAGTTGTCGAGGTTCCAGACCCGCTCGATGTTGCCGCCGAAGGCGTCGACGGTCCACAGCGACGTGATGAACAGCGCCGCCAGCGAGCCGAGGTAGAGCACGCCGAGCCAGAGCATCGGCGGGCCCAGCAGCAACCCCAGCCGCAGCCGGGGGCGGCGGTGCAGCAACCCCCACCGGGGCGATGCCGCACCGCCCCCCGGCAGCGGCTGTGACGTCATGCGTCAGCCCTTGATCTCGGTCCAGGCCTGGGTCCAGTCCTGGTACGTCGTGCACGACACGTCCGTGCGGCCGTCCAGGCACTCCTCGATCGGGGTCGTCCAGTACTGGATCTGCTCGGCGTAGGCCTCGTCGCCCGCGTGATAGGTCTCGCAGAACCCCTTGCTGGTCAGGTCGCACGCCTTCTCGTTGGCCGGGGCCTCACCGAACCACTCGGCGACGGCCGCGTTGGCCTCGGGGCTGATGATGTGGTTCATCCAGCCGTACGCGCAGTTCGGGCTCTCGGTCGACGCCTGCACCATCCAGGTGTCCGACCAACCGGTCGCTCCTTCCTCCGGGAGGATCGCCTCGACGGGGGCCTTCTCGTCCTTGGCCAGGTTCGCGATCACCTGCCACGTCGTGCCGACGACGGAGTCGCCGGTCTTGAAGGACTGGATCTCCTTCAGGTAGTCCGACCAGTACTCCCCGACGTTCTCGCGCTGCTTCTTGAGCAGGTCGACGGCAGCGGCGAGCTGCTCCTCGTCGAGCGAGTAAGGGTTCTCGATGCCGAGGTCGGGCTGCGTCTCCATCAGGTAGAGGGCGGCGTCGGCGATGTAGATCGGCGAGTCGTAGGCAGTGACCTTGCCGGAGTACGACGACGCGTCGTCGAAGACCGCGCTCCAGCTCGTCGGCGCGGGGGTGACGACGTCGGTGTTGTACATCAGGAGGTTGGCGCCGTAGCCGTGCGGGACGCCGTACATCTGGCCGCCGACGGAGTTCCAATCACGATCCTTCAGGAACGGCCAGACGTCGGCGTAGTTCGGGATGAGGTCGGTGTTGACCGGGGCCACGTCACCGCCGGCGATGAGTCGCAGGGACGCGTCGCCCGAGGCGGACACCACGTCGTACTGACCCGACTTCATCAGGTTCACCGCCTCGTCGGAGGTGCCGAAGTACTTGACGTCGACCTGGCAGCCCGTCTCCTCCTCGAAGGGGGTCACCCAGTCGACGGACTTGTCCGTGGAGCCGTCCTCCGCGTAGCCGGGCCAGGCCAGCACGCTGAGGCTGTCCTCGTAGTCACCGACCTGGTCGGCCATCGGGACGTCGGGGGCGGTGAAGCCCCCCTGTGCCTCGGTCCCGGTGGCGCCGCCGTCGTCCTCGTCGTCGCCGGAGGACGTGCCGCAGCCGGTGAGCGCGAGCGCGAACGCCGCGACCGCCGCGGCGAGCCTGGTGGTCTGCTTCATGACTTCTCCTTCTTCTCAGGCTGGCGCGCCTGCTCTGTGTGGCCCGAGAGGTCGATGACGTGCTCTTCGGCCCAGCCGACGGTGACCTGCTGGCCCCGGCGGCTCATCGCCTGGTCCGTGCTGTCCCGGAGGTTCTGCTCCAGCACCGTGAGGGTCGGGCCGGCGTCGAGCTCGACGAGGTAGTGGTTGACCGAGCCGAGGTAGACGACGTCGGCCACGGTTCCTCTGGCGGTCGTGTAGCCGGACTCGACGTCGGAGTCGAGGTGGATCTTCTCGGGGCGGATGCTGAACGTGCCCTCCCGTCCGAGCACGGCCGGCGCTGCCTCGCCGGTGAGCAGGTTGGAGGTGCCCACGAAGCCCGCCACGAAGGCGGTGCTGGGGTTCTCGTAGAGCTCCGCGGGGCTCGCGACCTGCTCGATGCGACCGTCGCTGAAGACGGCGATCCGGTCGCTCATCGTCAGCGCCTCCTCCTGGTCGTGCGTCACGAACACGAAGGTGATGCCGACCTCTCGCTGCAGCTGCTTGAGCTCGAGCTGCATCGCCCGGCGGAGCTTGAGGTCCAGGGCGCCGAGCGGCTCGTCCAGCAGCAGCACCTTGGGCCGGTTGACCAGCGCCCTCGCGAGCGCCACGCGCTGGCGCTGGCCTCCGGAGAGCTGGGTCGGTCGGCGCCGGGCGAGCTGCCCCAGCTGCACGGACTCGAGTGCCGCCATGGCGCGGTCCCGACGCTGCGACGCGGGCACCTTCTTCACCCTCAGGCCGTACTCGACGTTGTCGAGGACGTCCATGTGGGGGAACAGGGCGTAGTCCTGGAACACCGTGTTGACGTCACGGGCGAACGGCGGACGCGCGGTGACGTCGTCGCCGTCGAGCATCACCCTCCCGGCACTTGGCTGCTCGAAGCCGGCGATCATCCGCAGCACGGTGGTCTTGCCGGAGCCGCTCGGCCCGAGCATGGAGAAGAACTCGCCGTTCTCGATGCGCAGGTCGAGGTCGTCCACGGCCGTGACGCTGCCGAAGGACTTGGTGAGGCCGACAAGCTCGACGGCCGGAGTGCTCATGCAGCCTCCTCCCCACGCTCGGGGCGACGGAATGCGTTGCGAAACTCAGAGTAGGACTTCCGATCCCGCACTGAACATCATCAACCGGTCACGATTCGGCGCAGGAAAACGAGGCCGGTGGTCCATACCAGGACGCGGTCCGGCGAGCCCGGACACGCAGCAGGGCCCCCGCCGGAGGCGGGGGCCCTGCTGGTGGTGCTGGTGGAGCGGCGGTTCCGATCAGACGATCAGAAGTCCATGCCGCCCATGCCGCCCATGTCGCCGCCGGGCATGGCCGACGCCTTCTCGGGCTTGTCGGCCACGACGGCCTCGGTGGTGAGGAACAGCGCGGCGATCGACGCGGCGTTCTGCAGGGCCGAGCGGGTGACCTTGGCCGGGTCGATGATGCCCTCGGCGATCATGTCGACGTAGTCGCCGGTGGCGGCGTTGAGGCCGTGGCCCGCCTCCAGGTTGGCGACCTTCTCCGCGACGACGCCGCCCTCGAGACCGGCGTTGATGGCGATCTGCTTGAGGGGTGCGGAGGTCGCGACGCGAACGATGTTGGCGCCGGTCGCCTCGTCACCCGACAGGTCGAGCTTGTCGAACGCGGTGGCAGCAGCCTGGACGAGCGCCACGCCGCCGCCGGCGACGATGCCCTCCTCGACCGCAGCCTTGGCGTTGCGGACGGCGTCCTCGATGCGGTGCTTGCGCTCCTTGAGCTCGACCTCGGTGGCCGCGCCGACCTTGATGACGGCCACGCCGCCGGCCAGCTTGGCGAGGCGCTCCTGGAGCTTCTCGCGGTCGTAGTCGGAGTCCGACTTCTCGATCTCGGCGCGGATCTGGTTGACCCGGCCCTCGATCTGGCCCTGGTCGCCGGCACCCTCGACGATGGTGGTCTCGTCCTTGGTGATGACGACCTTGCGGGCCTGGCCGAGCAGCTCGATGCCGGCCGACTCGAGCTTGAGGCCGACCTCCTCGGAGATGACCTGGCCGCCGGTGAGGATCGCGATGTCCTGCAGCATGGCCTTGCGGCGGTCACCGAAGCCCGGCGCCTTGACGGCGACGGAGCGGAAGGTGCCCTTGATCTTGTTGACGACCAGGGTCGACAGCGCCTCGCCGTCGACGTCCTCGGCGATGATCAGCAGCGGCTTGCCGGACTGCATGACCTTCTCCAGCAGCGGGAGCAGGTCCTTGACCGTCGACACCTTGGAGTTGGCGATG is part of the Nocardioides cavernae genome and harbors:
- a CDS encoding ABC transporter permease — protein: MSFSRATRGVLLALTGLVLLFIHVPLALVVLNSFNTSRTFEWPPPGYTTQWWSAAWDSEGARNAIVVSVEVALVATAIALVLGTMAALALQRFRFFGRDTISLLIILPIALPGVVTGIALANAFLTMFGIELGMLTLVVSHATFCIVTVFNNAIARLRRLGGNLEEASMDLGAGTFRTFWSITLPMMRSALLAGALLSFALSFDEIIVTTFTAGQGIQTLPIWIYQNLFRPNQAPVVNVVAAALIVLSIIPIWLSQKLAGTDESVAAAR
- a CDS encoding ABC transporter substrate-binding protein: MKQTTRLAAAVAAFALALTGCGTSSGDDEDDGGATGTEAQGGFTAPDVPMADQVGDYEDSLSVLAWPGYAEDGSTDKSVDWVTPFEEETGCQVDVKYFGTSDEAVNLMKSGQYDVVSASGDASLRLIAGGDVAPVNTDLIPNYADVWPFLKDRDWNSVGGQMYGVPHGYGANLLMYNTDVVTPAPTSWSAVFDDASSYSGKVTAYDSPIYIADAALYLMETQPDLGIENPYSLDEEQLAAAVDLLKKQRENVGEYWSDYLKEIQSFKTGDSVVGTTWQVIANLAKDEKAPVEAILPEEGATGWSDTWMVQASTESPNCAYGWMNHIISPEANAAVAEWFGEAPANEKACDLTSKGFCETYHAGDEAYAEQIQYWTTPIEECLDGRTDVSCTTYQDWTQAWTEIKG
- a CDS encoding ABC transporter permease, with the protein product MTSQPLPGGGAASPRWGLLHRRPRLRLGLLLGPPMLWLGVLYLGSLAALFITSLWTVDAFGGNIERVWNLDNYRDLFTIDVYRTITIRTLLIAVTVTVIDALLAFPIALYMAKVASPRLQRALVIAVLTPLWASYLVKAYAWRGMFASGGPLDDLGLSPGYGLTATVVTLSYLWLPYMILPMYAGLERLPDSLIEASADLGATTRTTMRRVVLPVLLPAAVAGSIFTFSLTLGDYIAVEIVGGANQMLGNVVYDSFLTGNNLPFAAAVATIPVVTMLVYLGAVRRTGALDSL
- a CDS encoding ABC transporter ATP-binding protein produces the protein MSTPAVELVGLTKSFGSVTAVDDLDLRIENGEFFSMLGPSGSGKTTVLRMIAGFEQPSAGRVMLDGDDVTARPPFARDVNTVFQDYALFPHMDVLDNVEYGLRVKKVPASQRRDRAMAALESVQLGQLARRRPTQLSGGQRQRVALARALVNRPKVLLLDEPLGALDLKLRRAMQLELKQLQREVGITFVFVTHDQEEALTMSDRIAVFSDGRIEQVASPAELYENPSTAFVAGFVGTSNLLTGEAAPAVLGREGTFSIRPEKIHLDSDVESGYTTARGTVADVVYLGSVNHYLVELDAGPTLTVLEQNLRDSTDQAMSRRGQQVTVGWAEEHVIDLSGHTEQARQPEKKEKS
- the groL gene encoding chaperonin GroEL (60 kDa chaperone family; promotes refolding of misfolded polypeptides especially under stressful conditions; forms two stacked rings of heptamers to form a barrel-shaped 14mer; ends can be capped by GroES; misfolded proteins enter the barrel where they are refolded when GroES binds), producing the protein MAKLIAFNEEARRGLERGMNTLADAVKVTLGPKGRNVVLEKKWGAPTITNDGVSIAKEIELEDPYEKIGAELVKEVAKKTDDVAGDGTTTATVLAQAMVREGLRNVAAGANPMGLKRGIEAAVAAVSEQLLAMAKDVETKEQIASTASISAADTTVGEIIAEAMDKVGKEGVITVEESNTFGLDLELTEGMRFDKGYISAYFATDLERMEAVLEDPYVLIANSKVSTVKDLLPLLEKVMQSGKPLLIIAEDVDGEALSTLVVNKIKGTFRSVAVKAPGFGDRRKAMLQDIAILTGGQVISEEVGLKLESAGIELLGQARKVVITKDETTIVEGAGDQGQIEGRVNQIRAEIEKSDSDYDREKLQERLAKLAGGVAVIKVGAATEVELKERKHRIEDAVRNAKAAVEEGIVAGGGVALVQAAATAFDKLDLSGDEATGANIVRVATSAPLKQIAINAGLEGGVVAEKVANLEAGHGLNAATGDYVDMIAEGIIDPAKVTRSALQNAASIAALFLTTEAVVADKPEKASAMPGGDMGGMGGMDF